In Thermococcus celericrescens, the genomic window CAGGGCAAGCCCGAGGCCAAACGCCGCACCAAATCCCGCCGATGATATGAGTGTGCCGCTTATGGCGCTGCCCGTGATGTATCCCGCCGAGCTGACGACGTTGTAACTCCCCATTGCACTGCCCTTCTCCTTTTCTCCCGCCCTCTCGCTCACTATGGCAGTCGAGGAGATTCCGATGAAGGCCCAGGAGTAACCCGCAAGGATGTAAGAGGCGAAAGCCAGCGGGAGCAGCGCTGGGGAGACCAGCATTCCGAGCACCATCGTAGCGAAGGCCCCGGCGCGGAGGAGCAGTCCCTTTTTCAGGATTCCTTCCTTTCCGCCTCTCATCGCGGCCCCGACGCGGGTGTAGTTCATCGCCGAGACCGCGGAGTTGGCTATGAGTGTCAGGTACACAACCTCCCTCGTGTAGCCCTCACTCGTGAGGAGCACCGGCATCTGGGGGAAGTAGAGGCCCGCCGCTATCCAGAAGAGCAGGAAGGCTACGTAGAACCTCCCCAGGCCCTCTGGAAGGCTGAAGTTGGTGTGGAGTATGAAGCTGGGGAAGTAGCGGGCCTTTTCGACGACGTAGTTGCCGAACGCTTTGATAGCCCGTCTGTTGATGTATATCGGAGCCTCCCGTATCATCCGCTCCCCCATGAAGACAGAGGGCAGGCCCAGGATGGCGAAGGCGAGGAACAGCTGGGGCATGGTCAGGAACCTCGACAGGCCGAAACCGAGGACTAGACCGAGGACCCACCCCCAGCCGCTTATCTCGTTGAACTTGCCGATGGCGTGGTCCCAGCTGTGCTTCCTGACGCTCCTCAGCACGAGGGCTATGGGGACCGATAGGGTGGAGGCGAGGAAAAATGCGTATACAGTGTTTACCGCGATGAGCTGAGCTGGGGTCTTCACAAAGGCCATCGCCGTGAGGAAGAGCGGAACGCTGGCAAAGCCGAGGAGTATGAACGGTTTCCTCCGCAGGGTCCTGTCGCTCACCCTGCCCCAGAACAGCGCGCCGAGCATCGAGGCTAGGCTTGCAAGAGCGAAGGTCAATCCAACGGTTGAGGCGTTCCCCCCGAGTTCCAGGAGGTAGAGGCTCACCAGGGCGGAGCTTCCGCCGGTGGCCACCTTGAACGGCACGAAGGAGTAGAACCACCTGGGCATCTTGGGGATATAGCGGTAGCGGTTTGCGACCGATGCGTTCCTCACCGCAATGGCAACTCTCTGGCTCATTTTTCCCACCTTGAGGCCTCCGAGAGGCCGGTTTGGTTTAAAAAGATTGTGCCCAACCACTCAATAAGCCTTCAGGCGAGAAAGCAATACTCTTTTAAAGCCTAAAAATCATACCACACTTTGAAATGAAGCGTTCAGTAACGGTCAAACTCCAGCCGAGCAAGGAGCAGGAAAAAGCTCTCTTCGAGTTAGCTCACGCTTCGGCAGTAATCTGGAACAGGCTCAATTACCAGCGTTTAAAACAATTCAAAGAATTCGGCAGGATTGATTTTAATGGGACTGAAAAGGAAGCTTACCAAGAGTTCAAAAACTGGATTGGGGGATCCACAGTCCAGCAGTTGGCGAGGAAGAACGCCGAAAGCTGGCGGAGCTTCTTCCGGCTCAACAAAAAGAAAAAGACTGGAGAACTGCCGGAATGGTTCAGGCCAAGACCGCCCGGTTTCGTCCGGGAGGAGAACGGGCGCAAACTCTTCGTAATTCCCCTCCGGAACGATCAGTACAAAATCGACGGGAACGTCATCGAGTTGAGGCGCCTTGGAAAGTTTGGAAGACTGAGGATTCAATTCAATGGGAGGATCTACCTGAAGGGTAAGCAGGGAAGACTGGAAATACAATACGACCCCGTAAGGCGGAAGTGGTACGCTCACTTGAGCTTTACCGTGGAAGAAAAACTAATCAATGACGAGTGGGTTGAAGTTCCGAAACAACCCTTAGGCAACCTTTCGGCAGGAATCGACCTTGGAGTGAACAATCTGATGGCAGTTTACGTTGAAAACGGTGAAAGCTTCCTCGTGAACGGCAGACCGTTGAAGAGCATAGCTTTTTACTGGCAGGGGAGAATAGCCGAGTTCCAGTCGAAACTCAATAAGTCCGGCTGTAAAAAGAGCAGGAAACTCCGGAAAATGTACGAGAAGGCTAAACTACAAGCCAAACACTACATTAACACGGCAGTCAGGCAAACGGTGGAAAAGCTTTACCGTCTCGGGGTTTCGAGGATTGTTGTTGGCTACCCGAAGGGGATAGCAAGAAACTCTGATAAGGGCCGGAAGCAGAATTTCCTTCTCTCCCACGTCTGGCGGTTCAATTACGTCATCAAACGCTTGACTGAAGTTGCGGAAGAGTTCGGTATCTCCGTCGAGGTTGTTGGTGAGGCTTTCACTTCTCAGGTTTGCCCTCTCTGTGGCCGACGCCATTCAGATGGAAGAATCTTTAGGGGTTTGTTTAAGTGCCATGGAGAGGGCGTTGTTATGAATGCCGACTTGTTGGTGCCTTCAACATCCTGAAGAGGGTTGTTAGAACGATAACCCCGAGCCTTCCCGCTTTGGCGGGAGGTAGAGGTAATTGGGGCAAGGCCGTCCCGAGGGGTCGCATGATCCGAAACTGGTGGCAGGAGTAGGAAAGACCCCTCAAACCTCCCCACCAATGGCAAGGGATTAACTCTTCAGTACGGGGAGGAGGTCAGGTAGCCGCAGTTCCTGCAGATGATTATCTTTACCTTGTGAGCCGTGAAACCCCATTTGCTGTCTATCTTCCCCTCCTCAACCTTGAAATCCGTTCCGCCGCAGAGCGGGCAGACCAGCTGTCTCCTTTCCATCACACCCCCGTGGTCCAGTATGGTGAGAGGAATCTCCTTTCCCGGGCCCTATCGAGAAGGTGCTCTATCCCGGGCTTGTGGCCGAGGCCAACCACGGCTATAACCCGTGGCCTCTTAACCCCCCGGAGCTTCAGGTTCTCGACTATGGACACGAGGTTCCTCGCCATAACCTCGTTCCTCTCCTCGACCAGAACGCGGTAGAGGTAGGGATAGCGGCGCTTGAACTGCACCATCATGACCCTGTACTCGGCCATTGGGTCGGAGGGCTCGCCGAGCCTAACGGGCAGGAATATTCCCAGGGCTTCCAGGGCCATGAGAAGCTTCTCCCTCCCCGGGGCGGCGGCTATCTTGGAGAGTATGACGTTTATGTCCTCGTCTATGAGGTAGAGGGGGATACCAAGGGTTTGAGCGGCGCTTATAGCTGCTTTCATCTCCTCGCCGGGCTTCATCCCGAACTCCTCTCCCAGTCTCTCCTCGACCTTCGCGAGTGCGTAGTTTATCAATCCCTTCCTGCCGAAGCGCAGTGATTCCTCCAAAGTTAGCCGCCGGTTCTCGTTCATGGCTAAGAAGCGCGCCCTGTCGAGCTCTATCGCGACGGCATGGGGCCTCTCACCGAGTATCGTCCTGATCACCTCTTCCCTGCTCTTCGGCGAAACGTGCATCGTGCCTATGAGCTTGACGTAGCGAAGATAGCTCATCCTCTCTCCTCCAGAAGGTTTCTCACGCTGAATTTGCCCGATTTAAACATCAAAAGGTCGAAGTCCCGCGGAACCACGAAGTCAACCCCGAACTCGCG contains:
- a CDS encoding TraB domain-containing protein, producing MSYLRYVKLIGTMHVSPKSREEVIRTILGERPHAVAIELDRARFLAMNENRRLTLEESLRFGRKGLINYALAKVEERLGEEFGMKPGEEMKAAISAAQTLGIPLYLIDEDINVILSKIAAAPGREKLLMALEALGIFLPVRLGEPSDPMAEYRVMMVQFKRRYPYLYRVLVEERNEVMARNLVSIVENLKLRGVKRPRVIAVVGLGHKPGIEHLLDRARERRFLSPYWTTGV
- a CDS encoding MFS transporter, which translates into the protein MSQRVAIAVRNASVANRYRYIPKMPRWFYSFVPFKVATGGSSALVSLYLLELGGNASTVGLTFALASLASMLGALFWGRVSDRTLRRKPFILLGFASVPLFLTAMAFVKTPAQLIAVNTVYAFFLASTLSVPIALVLRSVRKHSWDHAIGKFNEISGWGWVLGLVLGFGLSRFLTMPQLFLAFAILGLPSVFMGERMIREAPIYINRRAIKAFGNYVVEKARYFPSFILHTNFSLPEGLGRFYVAFLLFWIAAGLYFPQMPVLLTSEGYTREVVYLTLIANSAVSAMNYTRVGAAMRGGKEGILKKGLLLRAGAFATMVLGMLVSPALLPLAFASYILAGYSWAFIGISSTAIVSERAGEKEKGSAMGSYNVVSSAGYITGSAISGTLISSAGFGAAFGLGLALIGGSLALLKK